A segment of the Candidatus Methylomirabilota bacterium genome:
GCCGGTCGCGCAGCAGCAGCCGATCCCGGTGCCGGCGGAAGAGCACGATGGCCGCGGCCTGAAGCCCGAAGATGGCCCCCGAAGCGCCCACCGACGGCCCCGGGCTCGTGAGCACGCTCAGGAGCGAGCCGGCGAGGCCACTGCCCACGTAGAGGATCAGGTACTGGGCGTGGCCGAAGGCGTGCTCGCACACCATCCCGAGGATGAAGAGCGCGACGGCATTGCCGACGAGATGCTCGACGCCGCCGTGGAGCAGGGTCGCGCTCACCAGCCGCCAGTACTCCCCCGCCGCCACCACGCGGGCCTCCAGCGCCCCGGCGGCGGTGATGGCCGCCTGGGAGCTGAGAGCGCCCCGGGCCACCTCCCCGGCGAAAATCGCGGTGAGCAAGACGATGAGCCCGATCGTGAACGGCGGCGCGCGCCGCATCCGGCGCTCGAAGTCCACCCGCCGGCTCAGC
Coding sequences within it:
- a CDS encoding rhomboid family intramembrane serine protease; its protein translation is MMERAEQPLRITPEMLLSRRVDFERRMRRAPPFTIGLIVLLTAIFAGEVARGALSSQAAITAAGALEARVVAAGEYWRLVSATLLHGGVEHLVGNAVALFILGMVCEHAFGHAQYLILYVGSGLAGSLLSVLTSPGPSVGASGAIFGLQAAAIVLFRRHRDRLLLRDRRIGVVLLVWAIYSIGAGIVTPYIDNGAHIGGAVGGALIARGLHPVVLEPMPPEHAARVRRWLWAVWALLAYTAAGWLFR